A portion of the Manihot esculenta cultivar AM560-2 chromosome 2, M.esculenta_v8, whole genome shotgun sequence genome contains these proteins:
- the LOC110606700 gene encoding UMP-CMP kinase 3 — protein sequence MGDIKKETTEMVIGKQATETVTVDKTANEIVLENLTTESVSVKETMDEILSEKKTEENVEEGETKDAVTVPEETAKDAVTVPEETAKETNKEKKLVVVFVLGGPGGGKSTQCAKIAQEVGYTHLSSGDLLRQTIKSDLENGPMIEAMIREGKSVPPGITMEILQKAMVKSGNDKFILDGFPRDEEIRKAFEAATKTEPELVLFFDCSEEERERRILSREQGRVDDNAESLRKRFRYFQEHTLPVVEYYRARGLVLQIDAGRSEKDVFETLKSILGPSTARLVEEEQEPNIAEIEREISGLRV from the exons ATGGGTGACATAAAGAAg GAAACAACTGAAATGGTGATCGGAAAACAGGCCACTGAGACTGTGACTGTCGACAAGACAGCAAATGAAATTGTGTTGGAGAATTTAACTACAGAATCGGTGTCAGTGAAGGAGACAATGGATGAGATTTTGTCTGAGAAGAAAACAGAGGAAAATGTGGAAGAAGGAGAAACAAAAGACGCCGTCACTGTGCCTGAGGAGACTGCAAAAGACGCCGTCACTGTGCCTGAGGAGACTGCAAAGGAAACAAACAAAGAGAAAAAGCTCGTTGTTGTCTTTGTTTTGG GTGGCCCTGGAGGGGGAAAGAGTACCCAGTGTGCGAAGATCGCTCAAGAAGTTGGATACACCCATCTCAGCAGCGGCGACCTCCTCCGCCAAACAATTAAAAGCGACCTTGAAAATGG TCCTATGATTGAAGCTATGATTAGGGAGGGGAAGAGTGTGCCTCCAGGCATAACAATGGAGATTCTGCAGAAAGCAATGGTGAAAAGTGGAAATGACAAGTTTATTCTGGATGGTTTCCCTCGTGATGAAGAGATTAGGAAAGCTTTTGAAGCTGCA ACCAAAACAGAGCCAGAGCTTGTTCTGTTCTTTGATTGTTCTGAAGAAGAGAGGGAGAGGAGGATCTTAAGCAGGGAACAA GGAAGAGTTGATGACAATGCTGAGTCTCTAAGGAAGAGGTTCAGATATTTCCAAGAGCATACTCTTCCTGTGGTTGAGTATTATAGAGCAAGAGGTTTAGTTTTGCAG atTGATGCTGGGAGGTCTGAGAAGGATGTGTTTGAGACTCTTAAAAGCATTCTTGGTCCCTCAACAGCAAGGCTAGTTGAAGAAGAACAAGAACCCAACATTGCAGAAATTGAAAGGGAAATTTCAGGATTAAGAGTATAG